CTGATCTGCTGCGCGAGCTGGGCGTCGACGGCATCGCTGACGGTGGTCAGCGGCAGCGTTTCCGACGTCGCCGACAGCAGCAGGATCGGCGAGTCCGCCGGGTTGACCTTGCGATAGGTCGGCGGCGAGGGGAGGTTTTTCGGCAACTGTCCGCCGGCGGCGTTGATCGCGGCCTGGACGTCGTTGGCGGCGGCGTCGATCGAGCGGTTGAGATCGAACTGGATCGTTACCGCGGCGGTGCCGAGGTAACTGGTGGAGGTCATCTGCGCGACGCCGGGAATCTGCGCGAGCTGACGTTCCAGCGGCTGCGCCACCGACGAGGCCATCGTTTCCGGACTGCCGCCTGGGAGCGAGGCGGCGACCTGGATGGTCGGGAAGTCGACCTGCGGCAGCGGTGCCACCGGCAGCAGCGGATAGGCGACCAGGCCGACGAACAGAATCCCCGCCATCATCAGCGAGGTGCCGATCGGATAGCGAATGAAAGGCGCCGAGATTCCGTCGCTCATTCCGATTTGACCTTGGTCTGGGCCGGATCCGAACTTGCCACCGCCGTGGAAACCAGCGTGCCCGGCTGCACCTTGTACTGGCCGGCCGTAATCACCTGTTCGCCGGGCGACAGTCCCTCATCGACCACCGAACGTCCGTCGATCGACCGCGTCGACTTGATCTTGCGCAGCTCGGCCTTGTTCTCTGCCGTGACCGCGAAGGCATAGAGGCCGTCGGTGCCATGTTGGATGGCATCGTCGGGTACCACGGTGGCATCCTTCAGCGTTGCGACCAGAAGCCGGGTCGAAACCGACTGGCCCGGCCACAGCGCATGGTCCTTGTTGTCAAACACCGCCTTGAGCCGAATAGTCCCGCTCGTCGTATCGACCTGGTTGTTGATCAGCGACAGCGTTCCCGTCGACAGCACACGCTTGCCGTCGGTGGAGAGCGCGATGGTCTTCGGCGGGGCGGCGGCCAGCGCCGCCTTGATGTCCGGCAACTGGTCTTCCGGCGCGGTAAAGATCACGGCGATCGGCTCGATCTGGGCGATGGACACGATGCCGGTCTGGGTCACGGCGTTGACGATATTGCCGACGTCGACCTGGCGCAGCCCGACGACACCGGAGATCGGCGCCTTGATGGTGGCGTAATCGAGCTGGGTTTGCGCATTGAAAATCGCCGCCGCGTCGGCCTGAATCTGCGCCGTCAGCTGGGCTACGGTGGAACGCTGGGTGTCGGTCTGCTGCCGGGTCGCGAATTCGCCGAGCTTGGTATAGCGCTGCAGATCGAGATTGGCGTTGGCGAGATTGGCTTCGTCCTGCGCCTTCTTGGCGGTGGCCTGGTCGAGGGCTGCCTGGAACGGCCGTGGATCGATCTCGACCAGCGTGTCGCCTTCCTTGACGAACTGGCCTTCCTGGAAGGCGATCTTGTTGATCTGGCCATCGACCCGGGTGCGGACCAGCACGGTGTTGAAGCCCTGCACGGTGCCGAGGCCGGTCAGGTAGACCGGAAAGTCGGCCTTCCCGACCGGGGCGATCTTGACGGGAACGGCGACACGCGCGGGCGCGCTCTTTTGGGCGTCAGCCTGGGCCTGATGATCGTTGCCGTGGAATTTTTGCCAGCCGAAATAGCCCAGCCCGGCGATCGCCGCGGTCAGTAACACCCAGCGGATAGTTCGCGATGTCGACATACGGTTCCGAGTGCTTGAAGAACTGGGTTCGAAAAACAACGAATGGGTGCTTAAAACGATCCCCACGGCCGCCAGATATAGTCCGCCGGCACTCCCCGTGTACACACACTTACGCTTGAGAATTCTAAACAATTGGAAAGGTTTGCGGGGTTTTCTGCTCTGGATTGCGCGGTTGGAAAGATATCGCCTGGAGCGAGGCGGGCGCCGTCTGCGGAGCGGTCGATCGCTGGCGCCTTCCTGCACCAAGGCGTCGCCCCTGAAGCCAAGCGAGGCCTGCGCGCGCTCGCGCCGGTGCCATTTCGGTCCGGGTTGAAACGCTGATGGATGTCGTCCATATCGCGCGCATCGAGCTTTGACCCTGGGGCGCATGATGGATGAACTGAACGGACGCATGATGGCGTGCCAGATCCTGGTGACGGGATTGATCGCGCGCGTCGCCAACAACTCGCCCGATCCGCTGCGCTTCCTCTCCGACTTCCGCGACGAGATCAAAGCGGTGGTGAAAGGCGTCAACATCGCCGGCATGGAAAACACCGATCGTGTTCGCCAGGTCGCGCAGTCGACGGTCGATGAATTGTTTTCGTTGATGAAGCCGCCGAGCGAAGATTGATCGGCGATCGAAATCGGCGAAGCAAATTGGACCTTATTTTACTGGGTTTTCTCGCATTTCCTTAGAACGGTTATAAAGCGTGCCCGCGTTTAGAACGCTTGCAAATTAGAACGCTTTCAAACTGGAAATTAGAATTGCTTTCAACTGGATGGATTCAAGCGCGATGTTGTCGTCATCGCATTGACCCTGATTTTCTCGCTCTGTAGCACCACGTCCGGGACGGTTGGTCGCGCGTCGAATCTGCGCATCAGCCAAAACTCTGCCAGGGGCGCGTTATCAAATGAACAAAGCAAAAGCACCGAGGTCGCTGCGTTTTGAAGCAGCGATCAACTCGGTCGGTCAGACCATCGAAAACAATTCGGGCAAAACGGTTTCCGCGGTCGCAGGATTGATCGCGGTCGCATCGTTTTCGGGCGCCGAAGCGCAGCAAACCAGCCTCCCGCCCGTGACGGTCGATGCCCCGGTCGCTCGGCCGAAGCCTGCCGCCTCGAAGCCTTCGGCGGACCAGGTCCGCGCCCGTACCGCCTTGCGCCGCGCCGCACGCCGCTCGCAGCCGGCGCAGGTTGCTGCCGTGCCGTACCCCAACGCCGGCGGCCTTGCCGCCGACCGTAATCCCTATGCTGACGCCTCAGCGCCCTACAAGGTCGATCACGTGCAGGCGACCGGCAAGTTTCCCGAGCCGCTGTTGAACACGCCGAAGACCATCACGGTGCTCTCCAAGGAAGTTCTGGCCGACGAGAACGCCACCACGCTGAGGCAGGCGGTGCTGAGCACGGCCGGCGTGACGCTGGGTACCGGCGAGGGCGGCAATGCCTTCGGCGACCGCTTCTTCATCCGCGGCTTCGACGCCCGCAACGACGTCTTCCTCGACGGTATCCGCGACGCCGGCGTCAGCGTTCGCGAAAACTTCTTCACCGAGCAGGTCGAGATCCTGCGCGGTCCGGGTTCGACCTTTGCCGGTCGTGGCACCGCTGGCGGCGCGATCAACATCGTGACCAAGCAGGCGACGACGGAAAAAAGCTTCTACAACATGGACACCACGCTTGGGACCGACAGCACCAAGCGTGTCGTGCTCGACGTCAACCAGGTGATCAGCCCGACCTTTGCGGTTCGCGCCGCCGGCCTGTTCCAGGACGCGACCGTCGCCGGCCGTAACAACAGCAAGGACGATCGCGACGGCCAGTTCATCACGGCGAAATGGACCCCGCTGGATTCGGTGACGGTGTACGGAAACTATATCCACACCAACCTGCACGGCATGCCGGATTTCGGCGTGCCGTATTTCCGGCCGGGCGGCACGGGCTCTAGCACCCAGCAGTTCACGTCCACCGCCGGCGGCCCGTACACCGATTTCGGTGTCAACCGGAATACATTCTACGGCCTGGTCTTCCGTGACTATTACAGCATCAAGCAGGACATCGGCACCGTCGGCGGCGAGATCATGATCACGCCGGACCTGACGCTGAGCAACAAGACCCGGTACCAGCGTTCAGTGCAGGACTATATCGGAACGCTTCCGGAGCAGCCGAACACACTCACAGGCTTGCTGAACCTCAATCCGCAGAGTCGCTATCAGGTGACCGAAAACACCGCCAACCAGACCGAACTGACCTACAAGTTCAATACTTTCGGCTGGAAGCACACCGCGCTCGCCGGCGTCGAAGTCTCGCGCGAGATTTCGAGCATCGACAGATATACCGGGCTCAGTTCGGAAGCGCTCGGCAATCAGGGAGCGCCGAGCGGCACCATCACAGGGGCGAGTATCTTCTATCCGCAGTACACGTATTTCCAGCCCACCAGCAGCCCGCAATGGACAGGCCTTCCGACCAGAGTCGCCATCGATACCCAGAGCGTCTATGCGATGGATAGCGCCAACTACAACGACAAGATCATCCTCAACGGCGGCGTTCGCTACGATAACTATGACGTCAAGGCGACTGGCTTTGGTACGGCCAGCGGCCAGTTGTCGCCCAATCTCTGGAATGCGCAGGAAGTGCGAAGCGGCATGCCGAACTTCAACCTCGGCCTGACGCTGAAGCCGATGCCGATCGGCAGTGTCTACGTCGCCTATGCGACGTCCACGAACCCGGTGGGCTCCGAATTCGACGGCACGTCAGCGCAATATGGGGGTCTCGCTGGTTTCCTCGCCGGAAACCCAAATCAGGTGTTCGGGCCGGAGAAGAACAAGGCGATCGAGGTCGGAACCAAGTGGGAGCTGTTTGACCGGCACATGCTGGTGACGGCGGCATTGTTCCAGACCGAGAAGGACAATGCGCGCGAGTCGCAAAACGTCACCACCGCGGCGCAAGCAGCCGCGATTCCGGGCTGCGCGTATACGCTCGTGTCTCCCGCCCCAGAGTCCTGCATCTCCGCCGGGGCGGCGTATCGCATCCGCGGTATCGACCTCGGCATGGGCGGCAAGATCACCGACAGATGGAGCATGATGGCCGGCCTCGTGCTGATGCAATCGGAGGTGACGAATTCGCAACTCAGGGTGACCCCCCAGCCGTTGCTCTATGCGAGCAATGTCGGACTGCCGCTGGCCAACGTCGCGCATCAGTCGTTCAGCTTGCTCACCAAGTATCAGCTCAACGATGTCTGGGAACTCGGCGGCCAGGCGGTGTACCGGTCGAAGATCTATGGCGGTACTTTCCTCGCCGCCAACCAGGGCACGTCGCTTCCAAGCTACTGGCGCTTCGACGCCTTTGCGGAAGCCAAGCTCGACAAGAACTGGACGGCGAAACTGTTCGTCGCCAACCTCACCAACAAGCTCTACTATGATGCGCTCTACCAAAGCGCCGCGCCCTTCGTTCTGGTCGCGCCGGGTCGGAGTGTGAGCATGGTGATCTCGGCACGCTACTAACTGCAAGACAGGGATGCAGGTGGAATGCTGATTTGCATCCCCAACGTACTAAGCAAGGCCGATGTGGCGGACTTCCGCCGCATCATGGATGAATCCGACTGGGAGGACGGCCGCTCCACGGCCGGCGCGCAGTCGGCGCTGGTCAAGCGGAACGAACAACTGCCGCCGGACAGCGAGGTCGCGCGCACGCTCGGCAATCGCGTGCTGTCGGCGCTGACGGCCAGCCCGAAATTCATTTCAGCGGCGATTCCGCTGCAGATCTTTCCGCCGCTGTTCAACCGCTATGTCGCTTCTGACGGCCACCATTTCGGCGTCCATGTCGACAACGCGGTGCGGGGAGACCGTCTCACCGGCCTGCGGATCCGGACCGACCTGTCGGTCACGTTGTTTTTATCCGAGCCGGAGGAGTATGACGGCGGGGAACTGGTGGTCGAGGATCTCTACGGATCCCATGAAATCAAGCTCGCAGCCGGGGACCTAGTGCTTTATCCTGCGTCTAGTTTGCATCTGGTCACGCCGGTCACGCGAGGTATGCGTGTCGCGTCTTTTTTCTGGTTGCAGAGCATGGTACGGGATGCGCACGCCCGCAGCCTGATCTTCGACCTTGATACCGCGATACAGGCCTTGGTGGAGCGGCTCGGACGAGATGACCCTGAAACGGTCAAATTGACCGGCATTTATCACAACCTGATCCGCTACTGGGCCGAAGTATGATGACCTCACTTTCCCGCGTGACGTTTGCCGTGATCCCGGCGCTGGCAATGCTGTGGCTGGCCTCGCCCGTATCGGCCCAACAGGCCCAGCCGAAGGCGGGGCCCGCGGCGACGGCCGCGCCTGTGGTCCAGGCCGCCCCGGTTGGGTCGCAGCCCGCAGCACCGCTCCAGGCCGCACCGCCGGTTCAGACCCCGGCACCGCCGGCCGCTACTGCGCCGACCGCCGCGGCGCCGGCTTCGGACGCCGCAGCGCCACCGGTCGAGCGCGAAGGCAGACTGTTGAAAGCGGCTGCGGTCGAACTGCGCGAATTCTCGCCGTGGTCGATGTTCGTGTCGGCGGACGTGGTGGTGAAGGCCGTCATGATCGGCCTTGCCTTTGCTTCGCTGGTCACCTGGACAATCTTTATTGCCAAGATGATCGAACTGTCCGTCGTTCAGCGCAACCTGCGCGCGGCGCTCGGCAAGATTGCCGACGCGCGGTCGCTGGCGGAAGCGCAATTCGCGCTGGGCTCGAAGGGCAGCGTGCTGTTTTCATTGCTGGCGGCGGCGATGCGCGAGGCGCGGATGTCGGCAGGAATTTCCAGCGACGCCGGCATCAAGGAACGCGCCGCGTCAAGCTTTGGCGAAATCGTACGCGCCGAGGCGCGGCGGATCCGGCTGGGCATGGGATTGCTGGCGACGATCGGCGCGACCTCGCCCTTCGTCGGACTGTTCGGCACCGTCTGGGGCATCATGAACAGTTTTATTGGCATTTCGAAATCGCAGACCACGAACCTTGCCGTGGTGGCCCCCGGCATCGCCGAGGCGCTGCTTGCCACCGCGATCGGCCTCGTGGCGGCGATCCCGGCCGTCATCATCTACAATCACTTCGCGCGCGTCACTAAAGGCTATATGGAGCAGGTCGGCCGGGCCTCGGGCGCCGCGGGCCGGCTGTTGTCGCGCGATCTCGATCGCACCCATGTCAGCTCCGTCAGCGGTTCGCATGGCCGCGCAGCGGCGGAGTAGCCGATGGGCGCGTCGCTCGCAGACACCGACCTTGATGACGACAGCGATTTCGCGGAATCGCACGAGATCAACGTCACGCCGTTCATCGACGTCATTCTGGTCCTGCTGATCATCTTCATGGTGGCGGCGCCGCTGTCGACCGTCGACCTGCCGATCGACCTGCCGACATCGACCGCGAGCCCGCAGAAGAAGCCGGACAAGCCGACCTATGTCAGCATCAAGCCGGATCTTGCGGTCGCGATCGGGGAGAACCTGGTCAAACGGGTCGATCTGGTGCGTTCGCTGGATGCGATGGCTGATGCGAGCAAGGACCGCTTCATCTTCCTGCGCGCCGATCGCGCCGTGCCCTATGGCGAACTGATGGACGTGCTGGAAATCCTGCGTTCCGGCGGCTATTCCAAGATCAAGCTGGTGGCGCTCGAAGGCGTTCCGGATGCGGCGGCGGCGCAAGCGGCGCCGGCCAAACCTTAAAAGAAGGGGAAGCTGTGAGCGGCCTCGACGAGCAAAAACCATCCCGGCGGCTTTGGGTTTTTGCCGCGGTGATCGCGCTCCTGCTGCATGCCGGTGGCGCGGCATTGGCGATCGCGCATCTGCAGACCGATGAGCCCGAAGAGTCGCTCGGCGCCAACGCGATCGAGGTGGGAATAGAACTGGCGTCGGTGCGCCGCGAGGCGACCGACCTGCCGGCGGGGCCGGATACCGATGCTTCCGCGGCGTCGCCGCAACTTGCCGAGCAGAAGGCCGAGGTCAAGGAAACCGACCTACCGCAGGACAAGCCGACCGAGGTTGACGAGGCCGACCGGGTGGTGACGCCGAACGAGTCGAAAAAGCCAAAGGAAGATGACCCGAAAGTCGCCGCCGTTCAGACTACGGCCTCAACCGAATCCGTCGCGGCCGAAGCTACCGCCACGCCGAGTTCAGATGCCATTCCGGAGGGGACGCGCTCGGTCGCTCCGGCGATCGGAACCGGGGAAACGGCGCAGCGCGTGCGCGCGACCTGGCAGAAGGAACTGCTGGCCCATCTCGACAAGCACAAGCGCAATCCGAACCTGCAGAAGTTCAAGAATACCAAAGTCGTGGTCAACTTGACGCTGGACCGGCTCGGACACGTCGTCGCGACCAGCATCGTGGAGAGTTCCGGCGAACCCGCTTACGACGCCGCCGCGCTGGATATGCTCAAGCGTTCCGATCCCGTCCCGCAACCGCCGCCGCTGGTCGCCGACGAGGGGTTGAGTTTTTCCGTGCCGGTGATTTTCCGCGTCAAGGGCGGCAAGAGCTGAGGCTGAACCATCGTCATTGCTGTGCATGTTCAATAATTCGCTGATTGAATCACCCCCCTGAGAGGAGGAGGATTCGATGCGCGACAACAGCTATGACCGGACGATTGAGCGCAATTACCTTCAGAAATGGCGGTTTCTGATCCCGGAGTATGAGGCGGTGAAGGCTGGCCGATCGGGCACATTTCGCCGGGTCGGCGATTTTTACCGTCATCACGGGACGTGCTCGCAGACCTTCCGGAAATATTACAACCGATATCTACGGAGCGGCGCGGAGGCTGACCTACTGCCGCAGCGCCGCGGGCCGAAGTGGCGCGAGCGGCGCGAACCGGAAGGTATCGAGGCCGAGATCGTCGCCTGCCGCCACCGTGGCATGAACCGTTACGAGATCCATGCCGCCTTGCGCGAGCGGCGCGATACGCTACCTTCGCCATCGACCATCTATCGGGTCCTGAAACGCTATCAGCTGAACCGCCGCACCCCGGCGATGCGTGAGGAGAAGCGCCGCATTATCAAGGACAAGCTCGGCGAATTGGGCCATGTCGATCTGCATCAGCTACCGCGTGACATGTTCCTCGCGCCACCCTCAAGCTCGGCCTACATTGTAAGCTTGCTCGATAGCTGCTCGCGGCTGGCCTGGGCCGAGGTCATCACCTCGAAGAAGGCGCTGCCGGTCATGTTCAGGACGCTGAAGATGATCAACACGCTCAACGTCACTTACGGACTGGTCTTCGCTGAAATCCTGTCCGACAACGGCTCCGAATTCGCCTCCCGCAATCACCCTGAAGAGCACCCCTTCGAGGCCATGCTGCTCGAACTCGGCATCAAGCACCGTTACACAAGACCCTACCGGCCGCAGACCAACGGCAAGGTCGAGCGCTTCTGGCGCACCCTGGACGACGACGTCATCGACGGCGCGACCTTCGACAACCTAGATCACTTCGCCAACGAGCTCTTCGAGTATCTGATCTACTACAACAACCACAGACCTCATCAGGCCCTTGGCGGACAGACCCCGAAAGACTTCGCTTCGACCAAAACTCAAGCCACTCAATCAGCGAATTAGTGAACTCGCACAATTGCGAGCGAAGCGAAGCAATCCATTCTTTCTTAGCGCGTTATGGATTGCTTCGCTTGGCTCGCAATGACGGGTCAAAAAAATGCCGGCGATCGCTCGCCGGCATTTTTGCTTGATTGCAGTCTGTAGAAGTCAACTCTTCTTCACCAGCGGGCAGACGCTCTTCTCGAGCGGGATGAAAGCTTCCTCGGCCGGGATGGTGGCGACGAGCTTGTAGTAGTCCCACGGATACTTCGACTCTTCGGGCTTCTTCACCTCGAAAAGATAGGCCGGATGGATCTTGCGGCCGTCGGCGCGGATCGAACCCTTGCCGAACAAGGGATCGTCGGTCGGCAGTTCCTTCATCTTGGCGACCACGGCGCGGCCGTCATGCGGATTGCCGCCGAGCGCTTCCAGCGCCTTGAAGTAATGGATCAGCGAGGAATAGACGCCGGCCTGGACCATGGTCGGGGGCTGCTTCTTGAACTTCTCGTTGAAGCGCTTGGTGAAGGCGCGGGTCTGGTCGTTCAGATCCCAGTAGAAGGTCTCGGTGAAGTTCAGGCCCTGGGACACCTTCAAGCCGAGCGAATGCACGTCGGTGATGAACAGCAGCATGCCCGCGAGCTTCTGCCCGCCGGCCACGATGCCGAATTCCGCCGCCTGCTTGATCGCGTTGGTGGTGTCGCCGCCGGCATTGGCAAGGCCGATGATCTTGGCCTTCGAGCTCTGCGCCTGCAGCAGGAACGAGGAGAAGTCGGCATTGTTGAGCGGATGCTTGACGCCGCCGATCACCTTGCCGCCATTGGCGGTGACGACCGCGGCGGTATCGCGCTCCAGTGCATGACCGAACGCATAGTCTGCGGTCAGGAAGAACCAGGTGTCGCCGCCGGATTTCACCAGCGCCTTGCCGGTGCCGTTGGCGAGCATCCAGGTGTCGTAGACCCAGTGCACGGTGTTGGGCGAACACTGCGCGCCGGTGAGGTCGGACGAGGCCGAGCCGGAGTTGAGGTTGACGACGTTCTTTTCCTTGGCAAGGTTGGCAATGGCGAGGCCGACGCCGGAGCTCGCGAGATCGACGAACACGTCGACCTTCTCGACATCGATCCACTGCTTGCCGATATTGGTACCGACATCAGGCTTGTTCTGGTGATCGGCCGAGATCAGTTCGATCTTCCAGCCCTTGGCCAGTAGCCCGGAATCCTCGATCGCCATCTGGGCGGCGACGGACGAGCCGGGGCCGCCGATGTCCTGGTAGAGACCCGACTGGTCTCCCAGGCTTCCGACCTTGACGACCTTGTCCATGGTTTGCGCAAGCGCACTGCCTGATAA
The Bradyrhizobium sp. KBS0727 genome window above contains:
- a CDS encoding efflux RND transporter periplasmic adaptor subunit, with amino-acid sequence MSTSRTIRWVLLTAAIAGLGYFGWQKFHGNDHQAQADAQKSAPARVAVPVKIAPVGKADFPVYLTGLGTVQGFNTVLVRTRVDGQINKIAFQEGQFVKEGDTLVEIDPRPFQAALDQATAKKAQDEANLANANLDLQRYTKLGEFATRQQTDTQRSTVAQLTAQIQADAAAIFNAQTQLDYATIKAPISGVVGLRQVDVGNIVNAVTQTGIVSIAQIEPIAVIFTAPEDQLPDIKAALAAAPPKTIALSTDGKRVLSTGTLSLINNQVDTTSGTIRLKAVFDNKDHALWPGQSVSTRLLVATLKDATVVPDDAIQHGTDGLYAFAVTAENKAELRKIKSTRSIDGRSVVDEGLSPGEQVITAGQYKVQPGTLVSTAVASSDPAQTKVKSE
- a CDS encoding TonB-dependent siderophore receptor, which codes for MNKAKAPRSLRFEAAINSVGQTIENNSGKTVSAVAGLIAVASFSGAEAQQTSLPPVTVDAPVARPKPAASKPSADQVRARTALRRAARRSQPAQVAAVPYPNAGGLAADRNPYADASAPYKVDHVQATGKFPEPLLNTPKTITVLSKEVLADENATTLRQAVLSTAGVTLGTGEGGNAFGDRFFIRGFDARNDVFLDGIRDAGVSVRENFFTEQVEILRGPGSTFAGRGTAGGAINIVTKQATTEKSFYNMDTTLGTDSTKRVVLDVNQVISPTFAVRAAGLFQDATVAGRNNSKDDRDGQFITAKWTPLDSVTVYGNYIHTNLHGMPDFGVPYFRPGGTGSSTQQFTSTAGGPYTDFGVNRNTFYGLVFRDYYSIKQDIGTVGGEIMITPDLTLSNKTRYQRSVQDYIGTLPEQPNTLTGLLNLNPQSRYQVTENTANQTELTYKFNTFGWKHTALAGVEVSREISSIDRYTGLSSEALGNQGAPSGTITGASIFYPQYTYFQPTSSPQWTGLPTRVAIDTQSVYAMDSANYNDKIILNGGVRYDNYDVKATGFGTASGQLSPNLWNAQEVRSGMPNFNLGLTLKPMPIGSVYVAYATSTNPVGSEFDGTSAQYGGLAGFLAGNPNQVFGPEKNKAIEVGTKWELFDRHMLVTAALFQTEKDNARESQNVTTAAQAAAIPGCAYTLVSPAPESCISAGAAYRIRGIDLGMGGKITDRWSMMAGLVLMQSEVTNSQLRVTPQPLLYASNVGLPLANVAHQSFSLLTKYQLNDVWELGGQAVYRSKIYGGTFLAANQGTSLPSYWRFDAFAEAKLDKNWTAKLFVANLTNKLYYDALYQSAAPFVLVAPGRSVSMVISARY
- a CDS encoding Fe2+-dependent dioxygenase; the protein is MLICIPNVLSKADVADFRRIMDESDWEDGRSTAGAQSALVKRNEQLPPDSEVARTLGNRVLSALTASPKFISAAIPLQIFPPLFNRYVASDGHHFGVHVDNAVRGDRLTGLRIRTDLSVTLFLSEPEEYDGGELVVEDLYGSHEIKLAAGDLVLYPASSLHLVTPVTRGMRVASFFWLQSMVRDAHARSLIFDLDTAIQALVERLGRDDPETVKLTGIYHNLIRYWAEV
- the exbB gene encoding tonB-system energizer ExbB, which codes for MMTSLSRVTFAVIPALAMLWLASPVSAQQAQPKAGPAATAAPVVQAAPVGSQPAAPLQAAPPVQTPAPPAATAPTAAAPASDAAAPPVEREGRLLKAAAVELREFSPWSMFVSADVVVKAVMIGLAFASLVTWTIFIAKMIELSVVQRNLRAALGKIADARSLAEAQFALGSKGSVLFSLLAAAMREARMSAGISSDAGIKERAASSFGEIVRAEARRIRLGMGLLATIGATSPFVGLFGTVWGIMNSFIGISKSQTTNLAVVAPGIAEALLATAIGLVAAIPAVIIYNHFARVTKGYMEQVGRASGAAGRLLSRDLDRTHVSSVSGSHGRAAAE
- the exbD gene encoding TonB system transport protein ExbD; the encoded protein is MGASLADTDLDDDSDFAESHEINVTPFIDVILVLLIIFMVAAPLSTVDLPIDLPTSTASPQKKPDKPTYVSIKPDLAVAIGENLVKRVDLVRSLDAMADASKDRFIFLRADRAVPYGELMDVLEILRSGGYSKIKLVALEGVPDAAAAQAAPAKP
- a CDS encoding TonB family protein yields the protein MSGLDEQKPSRRLWVFAAVIALLLHAGGAALAIAHLQTDEPEESLGANAIEVGIELASVRREATDLPAGPDTDASAASPQLAEQKAEVKETDLPQDKPTEVDEADRVVTPNESKKPKEDDPKVAAVQTTASTESVAAEATATPSSDAIPEGTRSVAPAIGTGETAQRVRATWQKELLAHLDKHKRNPNLQKFKNTKVVVNLTLDRLGHVVATSIVESSGEPAYDAAALDMLKRSDPVPQPPPLVADEGLSFSVPVIFRVKGGKS
- a CDS encoding integrase core domain-containing protein gives rise to the protein MRDNSYDRTIERNYLQKWRFLIPEYEAVKAGRSGTFRRVGDFYRHHGTCSQTFRKYYNRYLRSGAEADLLPQRRGPKWRERREPEGIEAEIVACRHRGMNRYEIHAALRERRDTLPSPSTIYRVLKRYQLNRRTPAMREEKRRIIKDKLGELGHVDLHQLPRDMFLAPPSSSAYIVSLLDSCSRLAWAEVITSKKALPVMFRTLKMINTLNVTYGLVFAEILSDNGSEFASRNHPEEHPFEAMLLELGIKHRYTRPYRPQTNGKVERFWRTLDDDVIDGATFDNLDHFANELFEYLIYYNNHRPHQALGGQTPKDFASTKTQATQSAN
- a CDS encoding ABC transporter substrate-binding protein → MKRSIAALIMTTSLVLSGSALAQTMDKVVKVGSLGDQSGLYQDIGGPGSSVAAQMAIEDSGLLAKGWKIELISADHQNKPDVGTNIGKQWIDVEKVDVFVDLASSGVGLAIANLAKEKNVVNLNSGSASSDLTGAQCSPNTVHWVYDTWMLANGTGKALVKSGGDTWFFLTADYAFGHALERDTAAVVTANGGKVIGGVKHPLNNADFSSFLLQAQSSKAKIIGLANAGGDTTNAIKQAAEFGIVAGGQKLAGMLLFITDVHSLGLKVSQGLNFTETFYWDLNDQTRAFTKRFNEKFKKQPPTMVQAGVYSSLIHYFKALEALGGNPHDGRAVVAKMKELPTDDPLFGKGSIRADGRKIHPAYLFEVKKPEESKYPWDYYKLVATIPAEEAFIPLEKSVCPLVKKS